A region from the Paenarthrobacter aurescens genome encodes:
- a CDS encoding macrolide 2'-phosphotransferase — MRRTPLELAAIATAAVPGLAPTAAAYSPDDDADFDSALLFDAEGKRWRVRSPRHPEASTRLETEFMVLRAFAPAIRAELPFHVPTIAGTVRQGALTTFVYAHLQGSTLSIEELSAGSPSLAREVGTALAAIHDLPLTLVINADLPSYSANEFRQRKLNELDQAATTGKIPATLLRRWEHALEDVALWRFNPSVVHGDLHEDNLMVHDDTVTALTGWTDLRIGDPADDFAWLVASNEASFVEAVLTHYTQARRDVPDAHLLRRAALLAEFALAQYLVKAMAAGHQSMTAEAESMLQTLADDIDQQMRRDEEAAQAAHEAALDTAPDSPVSLPAVSVSPVNVLDGNAPAANVPAVSVAAIPEEPNSADAGNNDAGTTSGSEDTSTAAISVVNVTPLRAAERS; from the coding sequence GTGAGAAGAACACCGCTAGAACTGGCCGCCATAGCAACCGCGGCGGTGCCCGGCCTGGCGCCGACGGCCGCAGCCTATTCCCCCGACGACGACGCCGACTTCGACTCAGCGTTGCTGTTCGACGCGGAAGGCAAACGCTGGCGGGTTCGTTCTCCGCGCCATCCCGAAGCCAGCACACGGCTGGAAACCGAATTCATGGTGCTGCGGGCCTTTGCGCCGGCCATCCGCGCCGAACTGCCTTTTCACGTACCCACCATTGCCGGCACTGTGCGGCAGGGTGCCTTGACCACCTTCGTCTACGCGCACCTTCAAGGCTCGACGCTTTCCATTGAAGAACTCTCAGCCGGGAGCCCCTCCCTGGCCCGGGAAGTGGGAACAGCTCTAGCAGCCATTCATGACCTGCCTCTGACCTTGGTCATCAATGCAGATCTTCCCAGCTACTCGGCCAATGAGTTCCGGCAACGCAAACTCAACGAACTGGACCAAGCAGCAACCACCGGCAAGATTCCGGCCACCCTGCTGCGTCGTTGGGAGCACGCCTTGGAAGACGTCGCTCTATGGCGCTTCAATCCCTCAGTGGTCCACGGGGACCTCCACGAAGACAACCTCATGGTCCACGACGACACTGTCACGGCCCTGACCGGCTGGACAGATCTACGGATCGGAGACCCTGCGGACGACTTCGCCTGGCTGGTGGCCTCCAATGAAGCATCCTTCGTTGAGGCGGTCCTTACCCACTACACCCAGGCACGCCGCGATGTCCCCGACGCCCACCTTCTACGCCGGGCGGCGCTGCTGGCCGAGTTTGCCCTTGCCCAATATCTGGTCAAGGCCATGGCGGCAGGGCACCAAAGCATGACGGCGGAAGCGGAGTCGATGCTCCAAACCCTTGCCGACGACATCGACCAGCAGATGCGCCGCGATGAAGAAGCGGCGCAAGCCGCTCACGAGGCCGCCTTGGATACTGCCCCGGATTCGCCGGTCAGCCTCCCGGCTGTCAGCGTCTCCCCTGTCAATGTCCTTGATGGCAATGCCCCTGCTGCCAATGTCCCTGCTGTCAGCGTCGCCGCAATTCCGGAGGAGCCGAACTCTGCGGACGCCGGAAACAACGACGCCGGCACCACCTCAGGCTCCGAGGACACCTCCACAGCCGCCATCAGTGTGGTCAATGTAACGCCGCTTCGCGCGGCCGAGCGTTCCTGA
- the nudC gene encoding NAD(+) diphosphatase: protein MSQTESPALANHLMETVLPVRPAMVDRGSGIRMKPGMVEELIASGSAKAMVISQRKALVTADGLWFGDAATLWNALGGSASGAAAAIYLGTTLTSSSLPEGTSVVLFTVPEPPAPGTATVPLDAEWAGFRDVAARLDAKDTALFIEASAISNWHATHTHCPQCGTPTDIEAGGWVRRCPKDNSEHYPRTDPAIIVTVVGPDGRLLLGGGGPLDAKNYSTLAGFVEPGESLEQAVVREIGEEVGVRVTACQYLGSQSWPFPASLMLGFTAKTDDAVARPDGVEVTRARWFSREELQEAVLSGEITISTRLSIARSLIEHWYGGVIEDLQP from the coding sequence ATGAGTCAAACGGAGTCACCGGCGCTTGCCAACCACCTGATGGAGACTGTTCTTCCTGTCCGCCCTGCCATGGTGGATCGGGGCTCGGGCATCCGCATGAAACCGGGGATGGTTGAGGAGCTCATTGCCTCCGGCTCGGCGAAGGCCATGGTGATTTCCCAGCGCAAGGCCTTGGTCACCGCTGACGGGCTGTGGTTCGGCGACGCCGCTACGCTGTGGAATGCTCTTGGCGGATCAGCTTCCGGGGCTGCTGCGGCCATATACCTGGGCACAACCCTGACGTCCTCCTCGTTGCCTGAAGGCACATCCGTGGTCCTGTTCACGGTCCCGGAACCGCCCGCTCCGGGAACGGCGACTGTGCCCTTGGATGCTGAGTGGGCAGGATTCCGGGATGTCGCGGCACGCCTGGATGCCAAGGACACCGCTTTGTTCATCGAGGCAAGCGCAATATCCAACTGGCACGCAACCCATACGCATTGTCCACAGTGCGGCACGCCCACTGATATTGAAGCAGGCGGCTGGGTTCGCCGGTGTCCCAAGGACAATTCAGAGCACTACCCACGCACGGATCCGGCCATCATCGTCACGGTGGTTGGCCCCGATGGCCGCCTTCTCCTCGGTGGGGGTGGGCCCCTTGACGCCAAAAACTACTCCACGTTGGCAGGATTCGTTGAGCCCGGCGAATCTCTTGAACAGGCCGTTGTGCGGGAAATCGGGGAAGAAGTAGGTGTCCGTGTGACTGCCTGCCAGTACCTGGGTTCGCAGTCCTGGCCCTTCCCCGCCTCACTCATGTTGGGCTTCACGGCCAAAACGGACGACGCCGTTGCTCGGCCGGACGGCGTAGAGGTCACCCGTGCGCGGTGGTTCAGTCGCGAGGAGTTGCAGGAGGCCGTCTTGAGCGGTGAGATTACTATCTCGACGCGCTTGTCCATTGCGCGTTCCTTGATTGAGCATTGGTACGGCGGCGTCATCGAAGACCTCCAGCCGTGA
- a CDS encoding 3'-5' exonuclease, translated as MSSWNTLSRAAFDLETTGKNSRSARIVTASITVVDAHGELMAEHEWLADPGVEIPLEASEVHGISTEKARAEGRPAAEVTREVAGVLQGLFDDGTPVIAFNASYDFTVLAAESARYGVPQLSRFPVLDPYVMNKQVDRYRKGKRTLTALCEEYGVDLTNAHTSAADALATLRVLDAMAGKFPKLQMPASTLHQLQVDWAASQAADFQQYLRRSKPTAVIEGEWPVLPPEDASRGGF; from the coding sequence ATGAGCTCCTGGAACACCCTCTCCCGCGCCGCATTCGACCTCGAGACCACCGGGAAGAACTCGCGGTCAGCTCGGATCGTCACCGCTTCCATCACAGTTGTGGATGCCCACGGGGAGCTCATGGCAGAGCACGAGTGGCTCGCAGATCCCGGCGTGGAGATCCCGCTCGAAGCCAGCGAGGTACACGGGATATCCACGGAGAAGGCCCGCGCCGAAGGCCGCCCGGCAGCAGAAGTCACACGCGAAGTGGCCGGGGTACTTCAAGGACTGTTCGACGACGGCACTCCCGTCATTGCTTTTAACGCCAGTTACGATTTCACCGTGTTGGCGGCAGAATCTGCCCGCTACGGCGTTCCCCAACTGAGCCGCTTCCCCGTGCTTGATCCCTATGTGATGAATAAGCAGGTGGACCGCTATCGCAAGGGAAAGCGCACCCTGACTGCCCTGTGCGAGGAATACGGCGTGGACCTGACAAACGCCCATACCTCCGCGGCGGATGCCTTGGCCACGCTCCGGGTTTTGGACGCCATGGCCGGCAAGTTTCCCAAGCTGCAGATGCCGGCGTCCACGCTGCATCAGCTGCAAGTAGACTGGGCGGCGTCCCAGGCAGCCGATTTCCAACAATACTTGCGGCGGAGCAAGCCCACCGCCGTCATCGAGGGTGAGTGGCCGGTTCTTCCGCCCGAGGATGCGAGCCGGGGCGGCTTCTAA
- a CDS encoding ATP-dependent DNA helicase: protein MTTELLDGSASLPLDFQSVPEPRFTPSELATILGEKNHPTPEQADIIASPLSPRLVIAGAGSGKTATMADRVVWLVANGWVRPEEVLGVTFTRKAAGELASRIRSKLATLQRIASEDNGSIGFPEGLLGADDLEPKVSTYHSYASGIVSDYGLRLGIERDVVLLGGAQSWQLASEVVEAYDGQYEHFTAAKSTLVNAVIQLAGECAEHLQNPAEVRDWVLERVQTFEQLPYVAGAKKNPTQAAAELAAMLRTRASVADMVVRYQEAKRQRGVLDFGDLVALAARIASDIPLAATTERARYKVVLLDEFQDTSHAQLVLFSRLFGQGHAVTAVGDPNQSIYGFRGASAGQLFHFVQEFPVRHADPSGGQVSYSVAPTSYLTTAWRNGRNILRAANTIAAPLNRAAAADGPAGERETPGSVSVPALVPSPAAVDGSVVIARFGTDEEEAAVIARDVRRYRRTVFEEEKDGTPVQPTMAVLCRRRAQMECIRREFEVQGIPYEIVGLGGLLDTPEIVDLVATLRVLADPGRSDALMRLLAGARWRIGPADLMAFSDWSRFLARRRSAPEAQSESFDNEEPSGTVIESDITDAASLVEALDFLPRPGWTSGHGRSLSAAALERLTTLASELRALRSYIGDDLTTLLGEVERAMLLDIEVAAKPGVSIHQARRNLDAFQDAAAGFLQTSQRIDLLAFLAWLEAAASEEGGLDVAPVETNREAVQLLTVHASKGLEWDVVFVPGLNAGSFPSSRDSRWSTGAAALPWPLRGDRGDLPQWDLDQPDQKGWLDAEKDFKSEVQHHGEAEERRLAYVAYTRAKFVLWASSAAWNGSRSGMAGMSAFLSELAPLAGGAHEEDHGGRADQVGSAPSVGSAPSARAAVVHAESVAEEALPEESPLTSVLEVALFPYDPLEGPSDPRTGARLRLTPGRRAAMDQAADMVRTYMEENGTAPAEDLAGVAGRWSQEADLLLDRQRSLKSIQDVHLPSHISASLFVDLGADPGAVLSQLRRPVPREPGISARKGTAFHAWVEEYFGTTGMLDLDEAPGSDSHIDQAYGLDEMVAAFKNSEWAQRAPAFVEVPVETRIGDVVVRGRIDAVFRDADGRWQLIDWKTGRRPAGQQLAVRAVQLAVYRLAWARLKDVPLEDVSAAFYYVADDAVVRPHDLGSAEELELIVQRALKSGSSLAAE from the coding sequence ATGACAACCGAGCTCCTGGACGGCTCTGCCTCCCTTCCCCTTGACTTCCAGTCAGTGCCTGAGCCAAGGTTTACACCTTCTGAGCTGGCCACCATCCTTGGTGAGAAGAACCACCCGACGCCCGAGCAGGCGGACATCATTGCTTCTCCGCTCTCACCTCGCCTGGTGATCGCAGGGGCGGGTTCGGGCAAGACGGCAACCATGGCAGACCGTGTGGTGTGGCTGGTGGCTAACGGCTGGGTGCGTCCGGAAGAAGTTCTCGGCGTGACATTCACCCGCAAAGCTGCCGGAGAACTGGCGAGCCGCATACGTTCCAAACTGGCCACTCTCCAGCGCATAGCTTCGGAGGACAACGGCAGCATTGGATTTCCGGAGGGGCTCCTTGGTGCCGATGACCTTGAGCCCAAGGTATCCACGTACCATTCCTATGCAAGCGGCATCGTCTCAGACTACGGCCTAAGGCTGGGCATCGAACGGGACGTCGTGTTGCTGGGAGGAGCGCAGTCCTGGCAACTTGCGAGCGAAGTCGTCGAAGCGTACGACGGTCAGTACGAGCATTTCACGGCCGCCAAATCCACGCTCGTCAATGCGGTCATCCAGCTTGCGGGAGAGTGCGCCGAGCACCTTCAGAATCCGGCGGAGGTAAGGGACTGGGTTCTGGAGCGGGTTCAGACGTTTGAACAGCTTCCCTACGTGGCCGGCGCCAAGAAAAATCCCACCCAGGCGGCTGCGGAGCTTGCCGCGATGCTCAGGACACGCGCCAGCGTTGCCGACATGGTGGTTCGTTACCAGGAAGCAAAACGACAACGCGGTGTCCTGGACTTCGGAGACCTCGTGGCGCTTGCTGCCCGCATCGCCAGTGACATTCCGCTCGCTGCCACCACTGAACGTGCCCGCTACAAAGTAGTGCTCCTGGACGAGTTCCAGGACACGTCCCACGCGCAGCTGGTCCTGTTCTCACGTCTATTCGGTCAAGGCCACGCAGTTACTGCAGTGGGTGACCCCAACCAGTCCATTTATGGTTTCCGCGGCGCTTCGGCCGGCCAGCTGTTCCACTTTGTGCAGGAGTTTCCGGTGCGTCACGCGGACCCCTCCGGCGGGCAGGTGTCCTACTCCGTTGCGCCCACTTCCTACTTGACCACAGCATGGCGGAACGGGCGGAACATCCTCCGGGCAGCAAACACCATTGCAGCGCCCTTGAACAGAGCGGCAGCCGCCGACGGCCCGGCGGGGGAGAGGGAGACGCCCGGGTCCGTTTCCGTCCCGGCATTGGTTCCAAGCCCCGCCGCGGTGGATGGAAGCGTGGTGATTGCCCGGTTTGGAACAGACGAAGAAGAAGCCGCAGTCATAGCCCGCGATGTCCGCCGGTACCGGAGGACTGTTTTTGAGGAAGAGAAGGACGGCACCCCGGTCCAGCCCACCATGGCCGTCCTCTGTCGCCGACGCGCGCAAATGGAGTGCATCCGCCGTGAGTTCGAGGTCCAGGGAATTCCCTACGAGATCGTCGGGCTGGGCGGCTTGCTGGATACGCCGGAGATCGTGGATTTGGTGGCCACCCTGCGCGTCCTTGCCGATCCCGGACGTTCGGATGCCTTGATGAGGTTGTTGGCAGGCGCACGGTGGCGGATTGGTCCGGCAGACTTGATGGCTTTCAGCGACTGGTCCCGTTTCTTGGCCCGACGACGCTCGGCGCCGGAAGCCCAATCAGAATCCTTTGACAACGAAGAACCGTCAGGAACTGTGATTGAGAGTGACATCACCGATGCCGCAAGCCTCGTTGAGGCCCTTGATTTCCTCCCTCGGCCCGGCTGGACTTCCGGCCATGGGAGGAGCCTGAGCGCTGCTGCCCTGGAACGCCTGACCACGCTGGCCTCGGAGCTTCGGGCACTCAGGAGCTACATAGGAGATGACCTCACCACACTGCTGGGCGAGGTGGAACGAGCCATGCTCCTGGACATTGAGGTCGCCGCCAAACCGGGGGTCAGCATTCACCAGGCGCGGCGCAACCTGGATGCATTCCAGGATGCAGCAGCAGGCTTCCTGCAGACCTCACAGCGTATTGACTTACTGGCCTTCCTGGCGTGGCTTGAAGCCGCTGCCTCTGAAGAAGGCGGCCTGGATGTGGCTCCCGTTGAGACCAACAGGGAAGCGGTGCAACTGCTCACTGTCCATGCTTCCAAGGGTTTGGAATGGGACGTCGTCTTTGTCCCCGGACTCAACGCCGGTTCGTTCCCCAGCAGCAGGGATTCGCGCTGGAGTACAGGCGCTGCGGCCCTGCCATGGCCGTTGCGTGGGGATCGGGGCGACCTCCCGCAATGGGATCTTGATCAACCTGACCAGAAGGGGTGGCTGGATGCGGAGAAGGACTTCAAATCCGAGGTCCAGCACCATGGTGAGGCTGAAGAGAGGAGGCTTGCGTACGTCGCCTACACTCGGGCGAAGTTCGTCCTGTGGGCGTCCAGTGCTGCCTGGAATGGTTCTCGATCCGGTATGGCCGGCATGTCTGCCTTTCTCTCCGAGCTGGCGCCGCTGGCAGGAGGTGCACACGAGGAGGACCACGGCGGCCGGGCCGATCAAGTCGGGAGTGCACCGTCAGTCGGGAGCGCACCGTCAGCCCGAGCTGCGGTGGTCCATGCGGAATCGGTGGCCGAGGAGGCCTTGCCTGAGGAAAGCCCGCTGACCTCAGTGCTTGAAGTTGCGCTGTTTCCTTATGACCCCTTGGAAGGGCCTTCGGATCCACGGACCGGTGCCCGCCTCCGGCTGACTCCTGGCAGAAGGGCGGCTATGGATCAGGCAGCGGACATGGTTCGTACATACATGGAGGAAAACGGCACGGCACCGGCAGAAGATCTGGCGGGCGTTGCAGGGAGATGGTCGCAGGAAGCTGATCTGTTGCTGGATCGGCAGCGCTCGCTCAAGAGCATTCAGGACGTCCACCTCCCCAGCCACATCTCTGCGTCCCTTTTTGTTGACCTGGGGGCTGACCCGGGGGCAGTGCTGTCCCAGCTGCGCAGGCCGGTTCCCCGCGAGCCGGGCATCTCCGCTCGGAAGGGTACTGCTTTCCATGCCTGGGTGGAGGAGTACTTCGGGACTACGGGAATGCTGGATCTTGATGAAGCGCCGGGCTCAGACTCCCATATTGACCAGGCTTACGGCCTGGATGAGATGGTGGCGGCGTTTAAGAACTCTGAATGGGCCCAACGTGCTCCTGCGTTCGTTGAAGTACCCGTGGAAACACGGATTGGGGACGTCGTAGTCCGTGGGCGCATCGATGCCGTATTCCGTGATGCCGACGGCCGCTGGCAACTCATCGACTGGAAGACCGGCCGCCGCCCTGCAGGTCAGCAACTGGCGGTCCGGGCCGTGCAACTCGCGGTTTACCGGCTTGCGTGGGCACGGCTCAAAGACGTCCCGCTCGAGGACGTCAGCGCCGCCTTCTACTATGTGGCGGATGACGCGGTGGTGCGCCCGCATGATCTTGGCAGTGCCGAGGAGTTGGAGCTGATCGTCCAGCGGGCGTTGAAGAGCGGCAGCTCCCTGGCAGCCGAATAG
- a CDS encoding MGMT family protein: protein MRMEYVTAVLAVVDLVPPGSAVSYGDVAELLGAGGPRQVGAVMSHYGSSVAWWRVLRASGEAPQGHEADALRHYLDESTPLHGAFKAFLMTGEGRWRVDLNNARWAPTDSDFDQLDVISDQLERQLHKLSVPDDEMTV, encoded by the coding sequence ATGCGGATGGAGTATGTGACGGCGGTTCTGGCCGTTGTAGACCTTGTTCCGCCAGGCTCGGCAGTCTCCTATGGTGACGTCGCTGAGCTTCTGGGCGCCGGCGGGCCACGGCAGGTCGGCGCAGTCATGAGCCACTACGGAAGTTCAGTGGCGTGGTGGCGCGTGCTTCGCGCCAGCGGGGAAGCGCCGCAGGGCCACGAAGCCGATGCCTTGCGGCACTATCTGGACGAATCCACCCCATTGCATGGGGCCTTTAAGGCTTTCCTCATGACTGGCGAAGGCCGGTGGCGTGTCGATCTGAACAACGCCCGATGGGCGCCTACGGACTCCGATTTCGATCAACTTGATGTGATCTCTGACCAGTTGGAGCGTCAACTCCATAAATTGTCGGTACCCGATGATGAAATGACTGTGTGA
- a CDS encoding ATP-dependent DNA helicase, which yields MTATPAKTRKASAALRLLPPRETHYAAPALSPDQNAVVSLRQGSGPILVPGGPGTGKSTVLVESAVRRVRDDGLNPEQILILAPGRHAAAALRDTFTGRLDRSLSTTPARTWASYAFDVIRRAKAEGILPLTRPPKLLSGPEQDLIIKELLEGHNRPGFQLPWPEDLTAALPTRGFRHEIRELFDRIIESGRTAEDLVGLAYECGRPDWMAAAQLYSEYRDVLDLRMPEAFDPAGIITTARQIFQDSPEFLAAERERLQLILVDDAQESNPAVFELLADVGEGKDIVVTFSPDTVVQGFRGARPDLVAELPTLLGGAQQNVLQRPLSVTHRHTPEVAEAWTRVAARISQRSGGQLARQLEQPHTRKGSSEAVDSDGRVEGHVLPSAVHELRYIAQRILEAQLRESREFSDIAVIVRNGGLISQMQRYLSGQGIPVRVPVADSAVRDEVAVRPLLEAFAVVLDPAKLTPEVAVSLLTSRIGGATAIELRRLRQSLRREELLGGGGRSSDALLVEALLQPGALASLGIEGSSARRLARMIAAGTAAAAEPGANAESVLWALWHATGLSSRWAETALEGGNAGARADRDLDAMMALFHTAERFVDQLPGSGPEQFLDYLLNQELPMDTLAARAQLEACVEIMTPASAAGREWPVVIVAGLQEGIWPNTRLRGELLGSTVYADAVEHGVDYALRRGPLSRLRDIRYDELRSFSTAVSRAREVLICTAVSSEDEQPSAFLDYVAPLGSGEYKRGYTPVDRPMTLRALVAELRQHAQSQEHGVGDARTAHEAARILARLARTEPPVPGAHPDTWWGLAALSSQEAVVPPGGTVSVSPSKVEAVHKSPLDWFVQAAGGEAATDFARSLGTLVHSIAQELPEASGAEYVAELVRRWPTLGMKDNWEGKLDFQRAELMVRKLAQYVLIMRAEGRSLLAVEHDFEVQLPDVAVEPLGVDASESVQEEASRHAVLRGQVDRLEIDPEGRLVIVDLKTGKRQPGKAEVAKHPQLGAYQAAVLKGAFQDAGSGGEPPLAGSASGPVPGGAVLAQLGTKTKGPAVQQQDPLDPADNWAEGLVNEAAALMAGSTFEARHDPGKGGHGGHGCRLPDVCPLCARGKQVTE from the coding sequence GTGACCGCCACTCCTGCCAAAACCCGTAAAGCATCGGCAGCCCTCCGCCTGCTTCCGCCGCGCGAGACCCACTATGCGGCACCCGCGCTGTCTCCGGATCAGAATGCGGTTGTTTCCCTGCGCCAAGGGAGCGGCCCCATCCTTGTGCCGGGCGGACCGGGCACGGGGAAGTCAACAGTTCTCGTGGAATCTGCGGTACGCCGCGTCCGGGATGATGGTCTGAACCCGGAGCAGATCCTCATCCTTGCACCCGGGCGCCACGCTGCTGCGGCACTGCGGGACACCTTCACAGGCCGGTTGGACCGCAGTCTGAGTACCACGCCCGCGCGAACGTGGGCGTCATACGCTTTTGACGTTATTCGACGGGCAAAAGCTGAGGGCATCCTGCCGCTAACAAGGCCACCGAAGCTTTTGTCCGGCCCCGAGCAGGACCTCATCATCAAAGAGTTGCTGGAAGGTCACAACCGTCCGGGGTTTCAGCTGCCCTGGCCGGAGGATCTTACAGCGGCACTTCCTACCCGGGGCTTCCGTCACGAGATCCGGGAGTTGTTTGACCGCATCATCGAATCGGGGCGCACCGCAGAGGACCTGGTTGGCCTTGCCTATGAGTGCGGAAGGCCGGATTGGATGGCAGCAGCCCAGCTGTACAGCGAGTACCGGGATGTCCTGGACCTCCGCATGCCGGAGGCCTTTGACCCGGCCGGAATCATCACTACTGCCCGCCAGATTTTCCAGGATTCGCCGGAATTCCTGGCTGCCGAGCGGGAACGGCTCCAGCTCATTTTGGTGGATGACGCCCAGGAATCGAACCCGGCAGTGTTCGAGCTCCTTGCCGATGTCGGTGAGGGGAAGGACATTGTGGTGACGTTCTCGCCGGACACAGTGGTGCAGGGTTTTCGCGGCGCACGGCCGGACTTGGTCGCAGAGCTGCCAACGCTTCTGGGCGGCGCGCAGCAAAATGTGCTCCAACGTCCCCTGTCCGTAACTCATAGGCACACGCCGGAAGTGGCTGAGGCTTGGACCCGCGTGGCAGCCCGCATCTCGCAGCGTTCCGGTGGCCAATTGGCCAGGCAGTTGGAACAACCCCACACTCGCAAGGGCTCTTCCGAGGCAGTTGACAGCGACGGCCGCGTAGAGGGGCATGTGCTTCCCTCGGCCGTGCACGAGCTACGGTACATTGCTCAGCGCATTCTTGAGGCACAGCTCCGGGAATCCCGGGAGTTCAGCGATATCGCCGTGATTGTCCGCAACGGCGGACTGATTTCCCAGATGCAGCGTTACCTCAGCGGCCAAGGGATTCCGGTTCGAGTTCCGGTAGCGGATTCGGCTGTCCGTGACGAGGTCGCTGTTCGTCCGTTGCTGGAAGCCTTTGCCGTTGTACTGGACCCTGCCAAGCTAACGCCGGAAGTGGCGGTTTCGCTTCTGACGTCCCGCATCGGAGGAGCCACCGCCATTGAACTGCGGAGGCTGCGGCAGTCCCTGCGCCGTGAAGAACTCCTCGGGGGTGGGGGTCGCTCCAGCGATGCCCTGTTGGTCGAGGCCTTGCTCCAGCCCGGGGCTCTGGCTTCGTTGGGGATAGAGGGCAGTTCAGCCCGCAGGCTTGCCCGCATGATCGCAGCTGGAACCGCTGCAGCAGCCGAGCCGGGCGCCAACGCAGAGTCCGTCCTGTGGGCTTTATGGCACGCTACCGGGCTGTCTTCCCGCTGGGCGGAAACGGCCCTTGAAGGTGGCAATGCCGGGGCTCGTGCCGATAGGGACCTTGACGCAATGATGGCGCTGTTCCACACAGCTGAGCGCTTCGTGGACCAACTGCCCGGTTCCGGTCCCGAACAATTCCTTGACTACCTGTTGAACCAGGAACTGCCCATGGACACTCTTGCCGCAAGGGCTCAGCTGGAGGCTTGCGTGGAGATTATGACTCCCGCCAGTGCTGCCGGCCGGGAATGGCCGGTAGTGATCGTAGCCGGGCTCCAGGAAGGCATATGGCCCAACACCCGTTTGCGGGGAGAGCTGCTGGGCAGCACTGTCTACGCTGATGCCGTTGAGCACGGAGTGGACTACGCCCTCCGGCGTGGGCCCCTTAGCAGGCTCCGGGATATTCGATACGACGAACTCAGGAGTTTCTCAACGGCAGTCTCTCGAGCCCGTGAAGTGTTGATTTGCACAGCCGTGTCCTCCGAGGACGAACAACCTTCTGCCTTCCTGGACTACGTGGCCCCGTTGGGTTCCGGTGAATACAAGCGCGGCTACACCCCGGTTGACCGACCCATGACCCTGAGGGCCCTTGTTGCGGAACTGAGGCAGCATGCCCAATCCCAGGAGCACGGGGTAGGGGATGCCCGTACCGCACATGAGGCGGCACGGATATTGGCACGGCTGGCCCGTACGGAACCGCCGGTTCCGGGTGCGCACCCGGACACTTGGTGGGGTCTGGCCGCGCTGAGCTCCCAGGAAGCCGTGGTGCCGCCTGGAGGTACGGTCTCTGTTTCGCCATCCAAAGTGGAGGCTGTCCACAAGTCCCCGCTGGACTGGTTTGTTCAAGCAGCCGGCGGTGAAGCGGCCACCGACTTCGCGCGCAGCCTGGGCACCTTGGTCCACAGTATTGCCCAGGAGCTTCCAGAGGCCTCAGGAGCCGAGTACGTTGCTGAACTTGTACGCCGTTGGCCAACCTTGGGCATGAAAGATAACTGGGAAGGAAAGCTCGATTTTCAGCGGGCCGAACTCATGGTCCGGAAATTGGCCCAGTATGTTCTGATCATGCGCGCCGAGGGTAGAAGCCTGCTGGCCGTGGAGCACGACTTCGAAGTTCAGCTCCCGGATGTCGCGGTTGAGCCCCTGGGCGTTGACGCTTCTGAAAGCGTTCAAGAGGAGGCCTCCCGTCACGCGGTGCTCCGTGGCCAGGTTGACCGACTCGAGATAGATCCGGAGGGCAGGCTCGTGATCGTGGACCTCAAAACGGGAAAACGGCAACCGGGAAAGGCGGAGGTTGCCAAACACCCCCAACTGGGTGCCTACCAGGCGGCTGTCCTGAAGGGTGCTTTCCAGGATGCTGGATCTGGAGGGGAACCGCCCCTCGCCGGGTCGGCAAGCGGCCCTGTCCCCGGCGGAGCCGTTCTGGCCCAACTGGGGACAAAAACCAAAGGGCCGGCGGTACAGCAGCAGGATCCGTTGGATCCTGCAGACAACTGGGCCGAGGGCCTCGTCAACGAAGCGGCTGCCCTGATGGCCGGCTCGACGTTTGAGGCGCGGCATGATCCCGGCAAGGGAGGGCATGGCGGACACGGATGCCGCCTTCCGGATGTTTGCCCGCTGTGCGCCAGAGGAAAGCAGGTCACCGAATGA